From Aerosticca soli, a single genomic window includes:
- a CDS encoding DNA topoisomerase I produces MAKHLLIVESPAKAKTINKYLGKDFQVLASYGHVRDLKPKEGAVDPEHGFAMNYEVIERNEKHVEAITRAAKAAEDIYLATDLDREGEAISWHISEILKERGVLDGKPLHRVVFSEITPKAIREAVAHPRGLSRELIDAQQARRALDYLVGFNLSPVLWRKVQRGLSAGRVQSPALRMIVEREEEIEAFRAREYWTIEAKLKHPQGDFGARLVELYGKKFEQFDLPDEERAQAARKVLEKAAHGRLTVSAVGSKERRRRPAPPFTTSTLQQEAARKLGFTTSRTMRIAQSLYEGVALGSEGNVGLITYMRTDSTALSAEAVEELRALIARDFGRQALPEHAQVYKTRAKNAQEAHEAIRPTSAMRTPREVAPFLNDEQRKLYELIWKRTVACQMIHATLNTVTVDFALPDAEGGPAAFRASGTTVVDPGFLAVYEEGRDTKSEEDEDEGRRLPRLAVGDVVPLEAVVASQHFTEPPPRYSEASLVKALEEYGIGRPSTYASIIQVLQNREYVYLDNRRFRPTDVGRAVSKFLSQHFTRYVDYDFTARMEDELDAVSRGEQAWVPLMERFWQPFKRQVEEKTETVDRSEATGARELGIDPKSGKPVSVRLGRYGPYAQIGDKDSDEKLQFASLRPGQSMHTLTLEEALELFKLPRTLGRAEDGEEVTVGVGRFGPFVKHGTTYASLKADDDPYTIELPRALELLKEKREAAANRVIRDFGNGVQVLNGRYGPYITDGEKNARIPKELEPRDLTAEQCAQLLAAAPAKKGRFAARKTTAAASSAKPAAAAGKTVAKKAAAKQSTGKKTAGKKTATKKSAARKTTAKKGPDR; encoded by the coding sequence ATGGCCAAACATCTCCTCATCGTCGAGTCGCCCGCCAAGGCGAAGACGATCAACAAGTATCTCGGCAAGGACTTCCAGGTCCTCGCCTCCTACGGCCACGTGCGCGACCTCAAGCCCAAGGAGGGCGCGGTCGATCCCGAGCACGGCTTTGCCATGAATTACGAGGTGATCGAGCGCAACGAGAAACACGTCGAGGCGATCACCCGGGCGGCCAAGGCCGCCGAGGACATCTATCTCGCCACCGACTTGGACCGCGAGGGCGAGGCCATTTCCTGGCACATCAGCGAGATCCTCAAGGAGCGCGGGGTGCTCGACGGCAAGCCCTTGCACCGGGTGGTGTTCTCCGAGATCACGCCCAAGGCGATCCGCGAGGCGGTGGCCCACCCGCGCGGGCTCTCGCGCGAGCTCATCGACGCCCAGCAGGCGCGCCGCGCGCTCGATTACCTGGTCGGCTTCAACCTTTCCCCGGTGCTCTGGCGCAAGGTCCAGCGCGGGCTGTCGGCCGGGCGCGTGCAGAGCCCGGCGCTGCGCATGATCGTCGAGCGCGAGGAGGAGATCGAAGCCTTCCGGGCCCGCGAATACTGGACCATCGAGGCGAAGCTCAAGCATCCGCAGGGCGATTTCGGCGCCCGCCTGGTCGAGCTCTACGGCAAGAAGTTCGAGCAGTTCGACCTGCCCGACGAGGAACGCGCGCAGGCCGCGCGCAAGGTGCTGGAAAAGGCCGCGCACGGGCGGCTGACGGTGAGCGCGGTCGGCAGCAAGGAACGCCGCCGCCGGCCCGCGCCGCCGTTCACCACCTCCACGCTGCAGCAGGAGGCGGCGCGCAAGTTGGGCTTCACCACCAGTCGCACCATGCGCATCGCGCAGAGCCTGTACGAAGGCGTGGCGCTGGGCAGCGAAGGCAACGTCGGCCTCATCACCTACATGCGTACCGACTCCACCGCGCTCTCGGCCGAGGCGGTGGAGGAGCTGCGCGCGCTGATCGCCCGCGACTTCGGCCGCCAGGCGCTGCCCGAGCACGCGCAGGTCTACAAGACCCGCGCCAAGAATGCGCAGGAGGCGCACGAGGCGATCCGTCCGACCTCGGCGATGCGCACCCCGCGCGAGGTCGCGCCGTTCCTCAACGACGAGCAGCGCAAGCTCTACGAGCTCATCTGGAAGCGCACCGTGGCCTGCCAGATGATCCACGCCACCCTCAACACGGTGACCGTGGATTTCGCCCTGCCCGACGCCGAGGGCGGTCCGGCGGCCTTTCGCGCCAGCGGCACCACCGTGGTCGATCCGGGCTTTCTGGCCGTTTACGAGGAAGGCCGCGACACCAAGAGCGAGGAGGACGAGGACGAAGGCCGGCGCCTGCCCAGACTCGCCGTGGGCGACGTGGTGCCGCTCGAAGCCGTGGTGGCCAGCCAGCACTTCACCGAGCCGCCGCCGCGCTATTCCGAGGCGAGCCTGGTCAAGGCGCTGGAGGAGTACGGCATCGGCCGCCCGTCCACCTACGCCAGCATCATCCAGGTGCTGCAGAACCGCGAATACGTCTATCTCGACAACCGCCGCTTCCGGCCCACCGACGTCGGCCGCGCGGTGAGCAAGTTCCTGAGCCAGCACTTCACCCGCTACGTGGATTACGACTTCACCGCGCGCATGGAGGACGAGCTCGACGCGGTCAGCCGCGGCGAACAGGCCTGGGTGCCGCTGATGGAACGCTTCTGGCAGCCGTTCAAGCGCCAGGTGGAGGAAAAGACCGAGACCGTCGACCGCAGCGAGGCCACCGGCGCGCGCGAGCTCGGCATCGACCCCAAGAGCGGCAAGCCGGTATCGGTGCGGCTGGGCCGCTACGGGCCGTATGCGCAGATCGGCGACAAGGACAGCGACGAGAAGCTGCAGTTCGCCAGCCTGCGCCCGGGCCAGAGCATGCACACCCTCACGCTCGAGGAGGCGCTCGAGCTCTTCAAGCTGCCGCGCACGCTCGGCCGCGCCGAGGACGGCGAGGAAGTGACCGTCGGCGTGGGCCGCTTCGGCCCGTTCGTCAAGCACGGCACTACCTACGCCTCGCTGAAGGCGGACGACGACCCCTACACCATCGAGTTGCCGCGCGCGCTCGAGCTTCTCAAGGAAAAGCGCGAGGCCGCGGCCAACCGCGTGATCCGCGATTTCGGCAACGGCGTGCAGGTGTTGAACGGCCGCTACGGCCCCTACATCACCGACGGCGAGAAGAACGCCCGCATTCCCAAGGAGCTCGAGCCCAGGGACCTCACCGCCGAGCAATGCGCGCAACTCCTCGCCGCCGCGCCGGCGAAGAAGGGGCGCTTCGCCGCGCGCAAGACCACGGCTGCGGCATCGTCGGCCAAGCCGGCCGCCGCGGCCGGGAAAACGGTCGCGAAAAAGGCCGCCGCGAAGCAATCCACGGGCAAAAAAACCGCGGGCAAAAAAACCGCCACCAAGAAGTCCGCCGCACGCAAGACGACGGCGAAGAAAGGCCCGGACAGGTGA
- a CDS encoding L-threonylcarbamoyladenylate synthase produces the protein MSRRYTLDELDAAAAALRAGGVLAYPTEAVYGLGCDPHDADALARIFTLKQRPPAQGVLLIGADFAQVACYIDHAAVPPEALARAQATWPGPYTWIFPRSAQVPAWIAGAHEGIALRVTAHAPAAALCRAFGGALVSTSANPHGQPPARSAQAVSDYFGDALDGVLDAPLGGLDRPSLIRDALTGALVRG, from the coding sequence GTGAGCCGGCGCTACACCCTCGACGAGCTCGACGCCGCCGCTGCCGCGCTGCGTGCCGGCGGCGTGCTCGCCTATCCCACCGAAGCGGTGTACGGACTCGGCTGCGACCCGCACGATGCGGACGCCTTGGCCAGGATCTTTACGCTCAAGCAGCGCCCGCCGGCGCAGGGCGTGCTGCTGATCGGCGCGGACTTCGCGCAAGTTGCGTGTTACATCGACCATGCCGCGGTGCCGCCCGAGGCGCTGGCCCGCGCGCAGGCCACCTGGCCGGGCCCCTATACCTGGATCTTCCCGCGCAGCGCGCAGGTGCCGGCCTGGATCGCCGGCGCGCACGAGGGCATCGCGCTGCGCGTCACCGCGCACGCACCCGCCGCCGCCTTGTGCCGCGCCTTCGGCGGCGCGCTGGTGTCCACCAGCGCCAATCCGCACGGCCAGCCGCCCGCGCGCTCCGCGCAGGCCGTGTCGGACTACTTCGGCGATGCGCTCGACGGCGTGCTCGACGCCCCGCTCGGCGGCCTCGATCGGCCCAGCCTGATCCGCGATGCCTTGACCGGCGCGCTCGTGCGCGGCTGA
- a CDS encoding HAD-IB family phosphatase — MIAAGERFAAQVLPGLLRGEAMERLAWHQARGDRVIVVSGALEIFLAPWCRLHRLELLGSRLESRDGRLTGRHLGAQCVQEEKARRVRECVALADFECIHAYVDTHEDHALLRLAHEPWYRGRRWQATQDVASS, encoded by the coding sequence ATGATCGCGGCGGGCGAGCGTTTCGCCGCGCAGGTGCTGCCCGGACTGTTGCGCGGCGAGGCGATGGAACGCCTGGCCTGGCATCAGGCGCGCGGCGATCGCGTCATCGTGGTCTCCGGCGCGCTGGAAATCTTTCTCGCACCGTGGTGTCGCTTGCACCGGCTGGAACTGCTCGGCTCGCGGCTGGAATCGCGCGACGGACGCCTCACCGGCCGTCACCTCGGCGCGCAGTGCGTGCAGGAAGAGAAAGCGCGGCGGGTGCGCGAATGCGTGGCGCTGGCCGACTTCGAATGCATCCACGCTTACGTTGATACCCATGAAGACCACGCGCTGCTGCGCCTGGCGCACGAGCCGTGGTATCGCGGACGGCGCTGGCAGGCGACGCAAGACGTCGCGTCGTCGTAG